The segment ggatactataaacagCTTTGTTTCTTTACTTTGTTCTACCTACGGAGGTGACCGTCTTATTGACAATATTATCAATTTGCGTTGTTTCCTTTAAGTTTTGGGGGAATCGAAATATTTGAACACATCAAGCAGCGTTTACAAAGAGCTTAGAACAAAGCCACATAGTTCACTACATTTCTTCATTGTTTCCTTATTTTACAGCTCAGAATCGACGGAACGTGACCGGGAGCGCAGCGCCGAACGAACGGCGGCAATGTCCGGTAGCGCGCTAGTATGAGAGTTATTTCTCTGATAGGATTTACCGAACACCATTCCCGTCGACGGTGACGATTCGGTCGAGTCCCAGTCTAGAAGTGTGCTCCGCCAGCCACAGCCACACCCCTCGTCACCGTCGATGGTGGAGGCAGATGCAGAACCTTTTGGCATCTATGGTACACTATCCGTATCTGCTATTGGTAATGATCCTACTGCtcctaccagcgatcccacgcGCTTTCTCGACCCTGAAGCTGCGAGTGATGAAACCGCTGCGGCCCTGCAGGGCCCGGCAGCGACCTAATCGAATAAAACGAGCAAACTAGTCAAACCGTTCAAGAGAGACGGACCCGACGGCGTTTATGTCCTGTGTtttcagtgaaaaaaaaaaacagtcagcTATAAATACTTGCTAGGCTTATGACAGGTAATACAAAGTTACGAACATTATAAACACTAAAAGATGTAAAACTAAACccatattataatttttttctaatatgGGAAAAATCCCTCATCCAAGCAACCATACCAAAATGAGTTTTTAAGTTAACAGTGCAGTCTATGTTTAAAGagtgaaaaaccttaaattttcAGCTAGTATTCGGTCAATGTGTTAACAAAGAGACTTGTTTTTTGATTCAAATTAtaggaaataaagaaaaaacaaaataacattTTCTATAGCTCGAAACGTATACAGGCAGAGTGACCGACATGCTTTTCAGAATGGTAAGGATTCAAGTACAGAAACAGGAGGTAAACAGAACCACCAATCACAGAAGAAGCGATAGGAAagcaaacagaacagaaaactaGCCAACACTATTGCAGAATCAAACAAAACCGTAATcataacagaaaacaaaaatcagttaCTAAAAACCGACTGCAGCTGGTGTAAACGTAGAGTGGGCTTTCGAAACAAACCAACCAAGCTTTTATGGTACGCACACACAAACAAGAGTGAAACCCCAGAAGGAATCGAAACGAACAAACTATATTCAACTCACGTTTATACACTTTCACACtgacacacacactcacacatgaGACAAACTATgtaacgagaaagaaaaacgcAGGGCTTGCTAGATTTCTAGTTTTCTTCTGATGAAAAATTGATCACAATTTAGGAAGCGAGCGGTAAATATGGTATATTCGATTCACCAAAACTAGTAACTTTCAAAACTTAGTAAAACGATACTGTAACGAATCAATCTTTTTACATAACAAAGCATTATTTTCGTTGTAACAAAACGACAACTAGTAATCGCCACTGTTAATCATAAAGCATTCATCGCTGATGGAAAACAAACATTCAATGTATAAGTAAGAGTGAAATTGCTTTCCGTTTTCCAGTTTATAAATTCCAACGCATTCAAAACTGTTTGAGATTGTATCATTTCCCGGCTTGCATGTAATAAACACATAACCTATATGTAAatgagagaaagaaagaacggGAGAAAATCAAAGAACTAAACGCTTATTAGTTTTTACGCTATATAGTTACAGAAAAAAAACCATGATTGACACATCGCATCGGCTTACCTTTAGATAAAAAACTAAACAACTAAACCAAAGTGAAGAATCATGATATACTCGGgcgggctggctggctggggGAGAGGCTCGCggtaacaacaacaactacacaGCAAATATTAATCAAATATCGCTTAGTTAGTATAACTTTCTATCACATTCGATGCAGAATCCGCCACGCATTTAGAACTTACTAAAACTACATTCACGGAAGCAGCGAAACATACAACACACACGTATAGAGGAAACAGAGAAACAGAAGAACAGAGGAAAAACAACAGAACAAGCCAGTTTACTCATTCAAaagaaacaggaaaaaaaactgAGAACTTCTGAATAATTGtgaaataattttcataaaCTGCTATATTAACTATTTATTAAGAATCTAAACAAAGCAAAACCAAGAAACTCACTCCTAGTGAAATGTGAAACAAAACACAAGCAAAAAGCGATCGATCGTGAAAATGTTGAACCGACAGGAAAACGTTGAACGGTGAACGCCATCTTGGACAAGACAATTGGACAAGGCACTGTATAAAAAAAATAGCGAGCTAATAATTGAGTGTAACGCATAGTGGAGTGTGGAACagggcaaaaaaaaactgcaaagcAAACTTAGCAAGTAGTAAGGGAAAAGAAAGGAAATTTGGATGAATGCGCGCGGAAGTGGGGAACCTAAAACCTAATTAGGAATGTGCACATGAATAAACAGGAAGAtaaagcaagcaagcaaagtAGCAACAACAAGCAAGTAAGCAGCAAGCAGAGAGGCTGACACTGTATAAAAAATGAGTACCATGTTTTGTAAAGATAAGTATTATTGTTCTCTAATGACAGGAAAagacagaagaagaagaagaagaaaaatatacATTTGACATACACGCGCTATGGGGAAAAATCAGTAAGCattgaaattgtgttttatttttGGCTTCGAACAAGCGAACTGTCAAACAACGGTGTTGCTAGGGAGTTTGTGCCACGTGTTttttgagatgaattttattaaGAACCGGTTGGAGCGTCGGCCGGATCCACTTCCGAAGCCACAAGTGTTTCGTCACATTCAACCGACTTCCAGTCGGGGAACGACACGAAGGTAAGTCGGTGCCTTATTGTTCTACAAATTGACGCTTTACGGTTCCATTTCCACGTGGTGGACGAAAGCATTCATGACAGTTTGAATGAAACGCTGGCGGCCGGTGAGCCGTATGTTGTGTGCGCCATTGCGGAAGGTCGTGGCCATGCCGTGCTGGAGGTAGGACTGGCCGCAATTGATGTATCAGCGCCGGTGCTGCGGATGACCCAGTTTAGTGACAACTTTTGGTACTCGAACGTACTAACTTCGCTGAAGGCACTGGATCCGGCTGTGGTAAGACGAGGTTTACACGATCTTCCCTTAGCATAATCTTTTTTTGTGGGAATTAGATCTATTTCAGCGAGCATTCGCTGAACAGTCAATCATCGACCTTGCCGGGCGTCATACGAGGTCACATGCCAGCAGTTCAGATCGTTCCACTTGCCAGACActttttcaacgatgttaatGCCAAAAAGTACATGGAAGACTTTTGCAGTTCGAGTTATCGGCTGTTGAAGGATTCGATTATTTCCAAGTACTACGGACTGGCGGCAATCGGGGCCCTTCTGAGGCACTGCTTCGAGAGTAACATACTGCGAATTGCTTCGAAATCTTTGCAGTTTCGGTACCTAAACAAGCAGAATACTCTGGCAATCGACATTGAATGTGTTGGGCATCTGGAGTTGATCTATTCGCTGCAGAAGGTGACTGACAAGCACTCGCTGTATTGGCTGTTGAACCACTGTATTACCGGTGTTGGAAAGAGACACTTGCGAGCCAATCTGCTGGAACCCAGCTGCTGTCAACGCAAGCTGGAAGCTCGGTTGGAAGGCGTAGCGGAGCTACTCGCAAAAGCCGATATTTTGTGTGGTGTTCAAAGAATTCTTCGAGATCTGGTGGATATTGGAGGACTCATGAGACTCTCGGTTGATGTGGATGTCTTGGTGAGTTGTCATTTTTACTGATAAATCGTCGTTGAGTTGGTTAATTGAGTCCTTTTACTTAGAAAACTACCAAACAGAATACGATACATGTTCTTAATCAAGCCTGTACTTTACGCAGCGCTTTGCGCTGTGTTCCGGAATTGAACTTATTACTGACGCCAACTGAATCCACGGTTCTAAAAGTAATCAGGCAGGCGTTAAGTAGTCCAGTTTATCAATTACTTTCGAACAAAATTGGTACGGTCTTAACTTCGGGCGAAAGTGTTTCGTCAACCGCAGACTGTCACCGTCTATTTCTGGTGAAATCCGGGGTTTGCTCAACGCTGGATGTACTTCGAGGACTGTACTCGGAAATGATCGACGAGATTCGTGGTAATAATTCAGTTTGTCGGTTGATTCTATCGATTCAATCACTCACCTTTCCATGTAGAATACATTGCCGTATTGTCTCGAGATTACAGCATTCCCCTGAAAATGTCCTACAGCCGATCGCACGGCTTTCACATTCAAACCAATCTGAAGCAGAATGGAAATGCACCTCCTCCGAACACTTTTCGTGTTCTGAATCGAGCCGGTCAACGTTTTAGCTTAACTACCGGACATCTTCAGGTGTTGAACGAACGAGTTAATGGAATTATTGGAGAAATTGAGACCGTCAGCTATGTCACCATCAAAGAACTGATCGAAGAAATCCGGCTGGAAGTGGACCACGTTTACATACTCGTAGCACACGTAACCGACCTGGATTTGCTGCAAGCGCTGACTGTCGTCAGCCAGACCAACAACTATTGCCGTCCCACCTTCGGAAGATCAACTAAGGTGGTAGCCGCACGCCACCCGTTGCTCGAAGCGTACGGcgagaacgaaaaagttatcaaAAACAACATCGTAAGATCCACCTCTTTGTACGAATAGGAAAAAATACATcccaaaaattccaacttcttTCAGATAGCAACCCCGGAATACAACGTATTCATCGTAACCGGACCGAACATGAGCGGCAAGACGGTCTACATGAAGACGATCTGCCTGCTGCAGATTATGGCCCAGCTGGGTAGCTACGTTCCGGCGACCCGGGCCGAGCTGCGCATTGCCGACCGGTTGATGGCCATTTTCGGCGCAGCCGAAAATGTCGAACAAGATGCATCCAACTCGTTGCGGATGTCACGAAAACTGGAGATCATCGGCGAAAGTTTAACCGTGAACAGTTTGGTAGTGATCGACGAGTTATTTGGGGACACTCCGTGTCCCAGCACGGCTAGTCCTCGCTGGAAACTGCTGGAACGGGTTGTTACGTTTATCGATTTTCAACCCACGGCTGATTGCAAAAGTTTAGCTGCCATTGGGCGACCCTTCGTTTACCTCACCACTCACTGTCATGACTTGCTGCGATCGCTGGATCGATTTCACAATGTGTCACAGCTCTGTATGCAAACGGAAGCGTTACAGGTGGACGGCGTCAGCCGTTTGCGCTATAAATACACGGTAAGTGAGGGTAAAACGGCGGAGAAGAACTACGGCATTTCGTTGGCTAGATGCGTTCGCATGCCGGAAAGTGTGATTCTGCGAGCGGAGGAGATCAACAAGCGCTTAAGCGCTGAATTCGCGTCACACAACACGACTACGTTGAACAGCACCTTATCGACAGAAGCCAATCGAACCCTTTTTGATAAACGCCTTTACGAATTGTATGCCCAGGTGGCGTCGGTACTTCCAACTGCCGTTGACGGAACCTACGTCGATGATGAACGTTTGGGCGAACAATTGGAGCAACTGTTGGGTGAATTTGCGAGTTCACTGTCGCCGGATGTTGTTCGCTTCCTGAAGGAAACTCCGTTGGAGATGTTACTTCGGCAGAACGATCAGACGATGCAGTGGAGTAACTCCACGATGCCCAACACACCGAGCGAAACGAGTGACAACCGAGCAACTATGGGAAGTGAGCATTTCACGGTTAATGAAACTGAGTTTTCGAGTCAGGAAAGTTCAGACGTGTAACTTAGAATTGGATTTTTCAGATTTGCGCAGATTCTCACAATTGCTTTCACGTTATCAAgatatttttttcgttcttgACCTATATGTCCAAACACACAGAAAGACGGTGAAAAAAACGATGTTTGCGAAATTTCCGGAACTGCAACAATAAACGATACGGTACATGACTTGCGAACCTCAAAATGATAAGCCAAACAAACCGGTTTGTTGAACTGACTACTAGAGACTACACAATCCGCATTATCACGGCTATTCACAGTTAAAAGTGACCCAAATGACCAGCGATTCTGAACCAGTTCTGACCGGTTCTGGCAGAAGCATGTGCAAACAACACAGTATCTGCGTAAGTACAGTTCGGACTGTAGCTCATTGCTGCTGGTGCGTTATCAGCTGAATACGGGCTACGATTTCTGGCAATCTATTGACTATTTCTACACTTAACCGCAGGGTCATCGTGTGAACCAAGAGTAGTGGTAGGCAGTCGATTACTGCCCTGCTCGGCAACTTCGTTCGCATTTATAGAAATAATCAAAATCTCGTGACTAAATTGTACCTACATCGTTCTGCTAACATACGTCAACGAGGCAAAAGAACAGTAGGCATAGGCCACTTTATGCGTGTTGTAGAAACCTTTGCATACGTCAAACTGATTACGATTACACCGGATCCAGGAAGACTAGTTTGAAGTAAAATTGGTACAAAGCGGAAGGTTTCAAACCAAATTTTCATGctcatattttaatttttttttctatctgaGATGATTTGAATTAATTAATATTTCAAATGCGTCGTACTTCCAACGTTTGAAGTATTTGCCGCACAATGGCCGTTCATTAAACTTTCTGACACTCCCCGCCgtgtgatccggcgaacggGAATCGAACAGAGAGCAATGATGTTCAACAAAAGTAGCGAACTCCTAGgtttcgcagacgaccttgacatcatttCTACAAACTactttgggacggcggaggcagtcTATGCCGAACTAAAAATGGTGGCCTGGGAGAATTATATTAAATATCAAGCAAATATATGGACAGTGACGGACAGCtactattgacgacgatgaacttACACGGTGtaaggtagcttagtgcaaaaaaatccttctacgcatatggccgAGTCTCATTCGTTACAGAATTATTAAACAGTttaagttttcggttctgtttgcctcAATTTAGCTttagtacaaaaactatgctagctagatcaattctgttactttcttTAAATGAAACTAAGAAAATTGTGTATTGAAAATTGCTCTTAAATCTCCTACTGTatgaaatttagttttcagatgaaaaaagcattgaaataagtgttttcatcaaatttctcctaaaatggtgtgataaaactgaCTGCAAGAAACAaccccctttttcttcatttgaatgtgtctacttccTTTGTCAGATCCTCTCCTGTtatcccccagccacttgtaaatctgtccttttgataatccctataaattgacacaaagccttttttacttttttgaacTTTAATGACCACCCTATTcctcctttcagaaatccagcaacttgtacaactgctatcgttccaaatgcaagagaaacgcactctTTTACCCACTTGAACATTCCTCGTGTAAGAGACCGTCAACCCCCCTGCGCACAGTGATCCCATTGGTATCAAAACAGGCggtttttaattgcgccgaaatggttgattatactggttaagtatatTCAGGGAAATTTTTCAGCGTTAAAAGCTATTTCATATGaaatgaacgattatttgattaatcgccttaaaagtaagataaaaaaattattttttgaacagtaagagatacggcaaaacaatgttctacaaatttttggaaagattattataaagaactttgccaaagaaagtaaccttcttgctattatagttttagagataagaaacaatttttgaccacagttctttctaaggtatttatacacatttgacatgttcggcaaagattttcaaacagtcaatttacataattttctagaatatagtaacttattatcgtcaatatttgaggagaaaattaaagttttctttttgaaaatctttttctgaatctctacaaataatccatgctgcttggattacacattttcattaattattttGCATACTTACTTGATCGGGGTAACACGGTTcttacactacgccatattaagttcaaccgagtaacaattttcaatgcgagtgttttacctagagggatagccagggtcaagctaatttgttttgcattttgtagtatttttgttgtactttacatgggtaataaatggcttgaatgtATTTGCATGTTTAGGAGTAATTGCTATTTAAAAttgtatgatttttaaaagaaaactttaattttctccgcaaatattgacgatagcaagttactatattctagaaaAGTATGGAAATTGACTGTTTGGAAATCTTTaccgaacatgtcaaatgtgtttaaatactgtagaaagaactgtgatcaaaaaattgattttcgtagtctccacaaaaattgttccttatctctaaaactataatgaGAATCATgcgattttgaattttgaattttcatcagAAATATAGCAAACGGAGACTacagattacagaggcgccgatacactcaaaaaccgctaaattttgaacgaaagcggagttgcctttatttatgatggtactctccgctttcgttcaaaatttagcagattttgagtgtctcggcgcctctgtaatctatactCTCTGTAGGGGTATCAAATCAGAAGATTTTTCAACGTGAGTTCTTGGGTAGACTTTAGGATGCATTTTgacccgatctggacattccggaatatccgttgtttTTCTTCGGAAGTGTGgaggggtatcaaatcaaattccaaattcaaaatggccaattttaagttccggtagaaccgacaacgaatATTCCGGAATGTTCAGATTGGGTCaaaatactcaaaatacacttaagtcgctttttacgcgaaggatacgtcccgcgtaaaaaaaccgcgtaaattccgaaattctcataaaaaccgcctaaattccgaaaatcgagtaaaaaaaatcgctttaattctgaaattcgcgtaaaaaaaccgcgtaaattccaaaattcgtgaaaaaaaaacaaaatttcgcataCAAAAagactttgtggatttcaacactacgcgaaaaaatagacgttttgagcacatccgcgtaaataccgaaaatcgcgtaaaaaacgcgtaaattccgaaaatcgcgtaaaaaaaccgcataaataccgaaattcgcgtaaaaatagtcgcgtaaaaagcgattttAGTGTGCATCCAAAAGTCCACGCAAGgactcgtgttgaaaaatcctctGATTTGACACCCCATTGGCCATACTACTGAAGAGAATTCAAAACAGTCAATTcccagttccggtagaaccgataccggatgttcctGAGTGTGGGACAAGAACTttcgctctacaggatagtgtaagattcatttttattgcccacaaataaaatggataacttttgcgcattctgttaagcagatttctagttttatttcacatgctacttatgacgtcaaaaaaaaatttggtcgaaaacggctttccgggtaagcttactagacttatcatggctacgatggatgggatccagtgctgtgtgagaatctcgggtggattgtcggacccattctaatctcgcaggggactccgacaaggagatggtctttcctgcctgctattcaacattgcgcttgaaggtgttgtAAGACGAGCggcggatggtaaatggttgaataatgcgctccagaaccaccacgaagttccacagcctcttattcagcaactcctatctctacctcctcgtggtaccattcGGGATACGtttcttagtggaaatcggacaaccggtggaaacataggtcgtatgcggacagacaAGGGGCACTCActcgaaggctgagtgtaaagtctccgcctgcaggacggttcttgtAGAAGATATAACTGCAGAGGGTCCAAAACCCCTAGAGGAGATGgttagctgttatccatggctataatGTAAAAacctgaatggataaacccctaatccaaggtgtgacgcgatcCGTGCCAAGGGATGAATGATGGAGGGGGTAACAAGGTTCAAAACAAGTCACCTCTGATTGGCACCTGCCTCGCTTCAGCTACCAGCCTATCACTTTCTAATAGGTCAGCTTGAAGTGTACAGAGTactaaacggggcataccacaatagttcaaaataatggacgcagtggtaaggaAGTCAtgtcgagcaactcgactcgactcagtcactgtcgaatGTCGCGTACGCAGAGAACGGCTCaaacatagcggctcaatgcaccaCCAAAATAAAACAACTCGCTCGTCATTTCTGATGATTGAGTCACTCACTTTTTAGCGGTTGCCTGGGCTGAGTTGCGCAACAAAATCTTGTCgaatgtgacttacataataccaaaagtagaccagtcaagaaaagtgagtgacattcgacgtgacaaaatcggagtCGAAAGGTGGTTCTATGGGAATTTGTTACAACAATAATCGTCAACCCTGACTCTCTTACTTGAACAAatattcgaatttaaaaaacgaaatagGGTGATTCATCTATTTTGAACAGGCGTCATGGACATTTTGGGCATTTTCATTTCAAAGTCAAACTTTTGCATACAAAATCAAGTTTAGTTAACATGTACATCCGCCTATAATGGTGAATCACGGGGCTTGACAGATAAGTACGAATCCAATCATATTTgtctcccattatagcttgattcgggctggtatttcggccatttgtgtttcggacATTCGTAGGTTATCCGGATTTCGATAAGTGTTGTTTTAATGCTTCTCCCCGGATCAAAATTTCGCTCTTTCCCACGTCACGTCTTGTCTCGTTCTGAAAATACTATAAAACACAtatgttttattactttcttctactgttTCCTTCGACTCCTAAAAAGAATACtgttaaaaaatatatattttttaagcTATCGAATGATAAACTTGAAATGCAAACTGAGTTAAGAACTGAGGAAGGTGTCAAATTTATCAAggagactgcagtatctcaaaaagggcctCTTAGAGCCTAGAGAGGTCTGGTTTGTGTCGCAGATCAGGGTCACTAGATTTATAAATAAAGACATTCCTGTTTGGAACCTTTCCCGCTTCAGCTTCCAGCCTATCACAAAAAAATTAgagaaatttggttcaatttcgcgaaatctcgacgaaattaaaatgtaatttcgtttcgtttcgagagttcgaaattggtcataatTTCGTTTCAACTAATTTCGCCTGAAAGAAACTGAGCAtgaatttcgtttcgtttcgtctcgacaccgaaaaagtcaatctAGCACAGCCTTGGTTTCACCCTCTACCCATCAAGTTTGAATAATAAGCTCTGTTGAATGGTTGAACAGTTGTAGTTTTTTTCGTCGTTGGCGTCGAGAATTAAAGAATCCACCTTACACACGTTGGAATCTGGAAGATCGGAAGAATTGCACCACCTGCGGAAGGTGAAATCTCAAGCAATACGGACAATCAAGACATCCTCCAGCAGATTGCGGGACTGAACGAAAAAAATCTCCCGGGGATATACAGGAAAACTGAGTTAGAGCATCATCGACGTCTTACGACACTTTTTACGAGGCTGGAAGAGTACGAATTCCATCGTCTGGAAGAGAAATGCATTAGCTTCGATATCCACTAGATCGGCTTCCTGATGGTTCCGTGAAGGTAATCGCACATGCTTCCCGTTCGCTGACTCAAGTCGAAGTTAGATACAGTCAAGTGGTGAACGAAGGGTTAGCGTTGGTGTTTGGAATCACGAAGCTCTACCGGATGACCATTGGTTGGAAGCTCACGCTGTAAACCAACAACCAACCCTTGATGAGAGTCTTCGGTTCGAAGAAAGGTATTCCGCCGCATACAGCTAACTGCTTACAACGGTGGGCGCTAGCTCTCCTATCATGCTACGACTTCGAAATCGAAATCGAAATCTTCACTACCCAATCGACGATGCGGATGAACTATCACGCCTGATCGACAGTCACACGAATCCGGATGAAGACTCCATCATCGCTGCTATCGGGGTCAGTTCCGGTGTAGTGGATAGCATTCaagcctctcacgccgaggaactgcgttcaaatcccaaccccgcagaagtcacgaatgacccaagctagtGGCtatagtgactataatctaacaagaaaaaatcgctgctattcagtTAGAGGAAGATATCGAAGTTCCACTGAATTAAGCTGTCAGATCCTCACCAATCACTTTCAGCGTGATCCAAAAAACTACGCTCAAGTGTCCAGTGCTAAACCAAGTAATCCAGTACAACCAGTGAAACCCTTGCTGTCGTGAAAGGGTGTGCCTGATGATGTCGGACCGGTTGGTAATTCTAACCAACCTTCGCCATCGCATTCTAAAGCAACTCCGAAATCGAGAAAATGAAAGCTGTCGTTCGTAGTAACGTTTTCTGCCCGAAAATCGACTGCGCCATCGAAGGTTTCGTCAAAAAGGACAACAACTGCGCCACCCATTCAAGTTTGTCCACACAGGCACATTCAAAATGGCCTGAAGTCAAAATTGTTCAATTCTCTGCCGCATCAGTAGCACTGCATTCCTGGAAGAAACGTCTGCCGGATTTGGAGATCCAGAAACGGTAGTATCGGACAATGGTTCACAGTCCACCTCGGATCATTCTGGTCTATATGTTTGGACTTCATCCTGTACGAGCAACAACTATAGCTGACCAAACAGTTCGACCGGACCTTCCAGAAGATCCAGTTGAGGTACCTGTCGAAAACCCAATAATTCAAGAGATCTTAGAGTTACAAACTGATGGCCATGAGGTCATAAGAACGAATCAGCTGCACCACATGAATCGGAAGTAGAAGAGGCAGAAGATCCAGAATAAGCAGTCACTCTAGCTGTTCTTACGCCGGAATCCAGTTTAGAAGTCCAAAGCCACCTGCAACGCTTCATCAGGTTCGAGC is part of the Sabethes cyaneus chromosome 2, idSabCyanKW18_F2, whole genome shotgun sequence genome and harbors:
- the LOC128738987 gene encoding mutS protein homolog 4-like, with the translated sequence MNFIKNRLERRPDPLPKPQVFRHIQPTSSRGTTRSIHDSLNETLAAGEPYVVCAIAEGRGHAVLEVGLAAIDVSAPVLRMTQFSDNFWYSNVLTSLKALDPAVIYFSEHSLNSQSSTLPGVIRGHMPAVQIVPLARHFFNDVNAKKYMEDFCSSSYRLLKDSIISKYYGLAAIGALLRHCFESNILRIASKSLQFRYLNKQNTLAIDIECVGHLELIYSLQKVTDKHSLYWLLNHCITGVGKRHLRANLLEPSCCQRKLEARLEGVAELLAKADILCGVQRILRDLVDIGGLMRLSVDVDVLKTTKQNTIHVLNQACTLRSALRCVPELNLLLTPTESTVLKVIRQALSSPVYQLLSNKIGTVLTSGESVSSTADCHRLFLVKSGVCSTLDVLRGLYSEMIDEIREYIAVLSRDYSIPLKMSYSRSHGFHIQTNLKQNGNAPPPNTFRVLNRAGQRFSLTTGHLQVLNERVNGIIGEIETVSYVTIKELIEEIRLEVDHVYILVAHVTDLDLLQALTVVSQTNNYCRPTFGRSTKVVAARHPLLEAYGENEKVIKNNIIATPEYNVFIVTGPNMSGKTVYMKTICLLQIMAQLGSYVPATRAELRIADRLMAIFGAAENVEQDASNSLRMSRKLEIIGESLTVNSLVVIDELFGDTPCPSTASPRWKLLERVVTFIDFQPTADCKSLAAIGRPFVYLTTHCHDLLRSLDRFHNVSQLCMQTEALQVDGVSRLRYKYTVSEGKTAEKNYGISLARCVRMPESVILRAEEINKRLSAEFASHNTTTLNSTLSTEANRTLFDKRLYELYAQVASVLPTAVDGTYVDDERLGEQLEQLLGEFASSLSPDVVRFLKETPLEMLLRQNDQTMQWSNSTMPNTPSETSDNRATMGSEHFTVNETEFSSQESSDV